The nucleotide sequence CGTTGATCGTATCTCCTGTGTAGAGAATGGTCTGCATAATATTTTTCACAACACCGACATTCTGATAGTCATTTTTATCATCGGGCGCTCTGAGGTAGTTAATAAAATCCGGGTTGTTGTACAGGGAGAGTGTAAGACCGTTCAGCTCATTCAAATAGCTTTCAAGGTTTATTTTCCCCTGGTACAGCAGGTTGCTGCTTTCTTTCACAACCTGGTCTTCAAGCGATTCTTTTGTATATAAATACGTAATTAAAATGGAACTGCCGAACGGCACGATGGTCGTAATCATCAGAAGAACAATCAATTTGTTGCGGATGCTTCGTTTCAGCATGGGGTCTGACCTCCAGGGACTAGCTTATTCTATAGTATATAGCCAGTTTCATAGGCTTGAAAGCACTTTTTAGAATCTTCCTTCAAATACCTTGGGGGGGATTGCAAAAGGATGAAAAAAAGCACACCCATGAGGGCATGCTTTCTCTATCAGTCTATTACTTCAAGTTATCCCATGAAGTCTGGAAGCGCTCAAGCATTGTGTCATAGTCGATTTTGCCTGCAGCATATTCCTGCATGGCAGCAGCGAATTCTTTATTCGCCCCGTCCGGCCATTTGAACCAAGTCCAAGGGATTGTTTTCTCTTCTTTAGAGTAATCAAGAATTGATGTTCCAAGATCGCCAAGTCCAGCAGGCTCGATGTTATCGAATGCCGGGATGAATGCGAACTCTTCTGTGATGAAGCGTTTGCCTGTTTCAGATGAAACCATCCAGTTTAAGAATGCTTTCGCTTCTTCAAGGTGCTCTGAATTTTTGTTCAGTACCCAGTTGTTCGGTACGCCGACTGGAAGGCTGTTCGCATTCTCATCATTGCTGATTGGAATTGGAAGGAAGCCCATGTTGATCTCAGGATTGATTTCTGTGATCATGTTCTCTGTCCAGTTACCTTGCTGAAGCATAGCTGTTTCGCCAGAAGCGAAAAGTGTAACCTGTGTATTGTAGTCTGTTGTTAATGGATTGTCATTTGCATATTTGAGCTCTGTATCAAGAACTTCTTTGAACTGCTTGAACTGCTCGTTATCAGTGAATTTCTCTGAACCGTCATAAAGACCTGCGATAAATTTCTCCGGATCTTCCTGCTGTGCAAATGGAATGTTCAGTAAATGCTGCCCGATTACCCACCACTCGCCGTATCCAGCAGAGAATGGAGTGATCTTTTTAGCTTCAAGCTTTTTCGCAGCTTCTTTCAGTTCATCGATTGTTTTAGGAGGCTCAGTGATGCCTGCTTTTTCAAACAGGTCTTTGTTGTAGACAAAGCCGTATCCTTCAAGGTTGACAGGCATTCCGTAAAGCTTGCCGTCTGCATCTGTCATCGGCACTTTTCCGATAGGAAGAACGTTCTCAACCCATGGCT is from Bacillus sp. FSL H8-0547 and encodes:
- a CDS encoding ABC transporter substrate-binding protein, which produces MKRFLLLCMSFVFVFGIMAGCSSKESSSGGDSGKDSKSGDEVVTLNFFQFKVEIADQLQAMIKEYEAENPNIKIKLETVGGGADYGAALKAKFASGEEPDIFNNGGFKELELWKEKLADLSGEPWVENVLPIGKVPMTDADGKLYGMPVNLEGYGFVYNKDLFEKAGITEPPKTIDELKEAAKKLEAKKITPFSAGYGEWWVIGQHLLNIPFAQQEDPEKFIAGLYDGSEKFTDNEQFKQFKEVLDTELKYANDNPLTTDYNTQVTLFASGETAMLQQGNWTENMITEINPEINMGFLPIPISNDENANSLPVGVPNNWVLNKNSEHLEEAKAFLNWMVSSETGKRFITEEFAFIPAFDNIEPAGLGDLGTSILDYSKEEKTIPWTWFKWPDGANKEFAAAMQEYAAGKIDYDTMLERFQTSWDNLK